CACTGGGGggcatggggacactgggggggacataagggacatggggacactgggggggtcATAGGGACACTGGGGGGGGTCATGGAGACACTGGGGGGGTCGTGGAGGCACTGGGGGGTCATAGGGACactgggggggacatgggggcactggggggacgtgggggggcaTAGGGACACGGGGATCATGGAGAGACAGAGGGACACTGGCAGGGGaccgtggggacatggggacacgtggggacactgggggggtcACGTGGTGCACGAGGTGACCCAGGAAGAACCCTGAgggcccctccccaccccccccgggccTTACCATGGTGGCAgctcctccgctccccgccgctctcCACACGCCGGCACCTCccaacgccgccgccgccgattggccgggcgggggaggggaacACGCCAATGGAGCGCCCGGTGCTGCCGGAAGGGGCGGGGCGCGCCTCCAAGATGGCGATGCGGAAGAGGGCGCCGCCGACGCCCTCACCCAAGATGGCGGCCGAGGCGGCTTCCGCCGGCCGCTCCGCCAGCCCTCAGCCGAGGCCCCGCCTCCCGCGCTGATTGGCGGAggcgcggcggaggcggcggcgattggcggaggcggcggcgcggcgtgaggccggcgggcgggccgggtgCTGGCGGCGATGGAGGGTCGGTGAGGGgcctgaggcggggggggggtgtggtgtgtgtgttgTGTAGGGTCGCCTATAGcgggggtgtttgggggggggggcggtgttgTGTCCGGTCCCCTATAGCtgggctgctgggggaggggggagttATAGGGGGTTGTTATGTAGGGTCTCATAGGGGTTTGTCTGTCCCGCAGGGTGCTTGTCTCTATAGGGTCCCTATAGGGCTCTCTCTGTCTCTATAGGGATCTGTTTGTCTCTATAAGCGTCAGTCTGTCTCTATAGCATCTCTATAGGAGTCAGTCTGTCCCTATAGGGGTCAGTCTGTCTCTATAGGGTCTTTATAGGGGTCAGTCTGTCTCTATAGGGATCAGTCTGTCTCTATAGCGTCTCTATAGGGTCTCTATAGGGGTCTGTCTGTCTCTATGGGGGTTAGTCTGTCTCTATAGGCTCCCTATAGGGATCAGTTTGTCTCTATAGGGTTTTTATAGGGGTTTATCTGTCTCCATATGGGTCAGTCTGTTTCTATAGGGGTTAGTCTGTCTCTATAGGGTCCCTATAGGGCTCTGTCTGTCTCTATAGGGATCTGTTTGTCTCTATAAGTGTTAATCTGTCACTATAGGGGTCAGTCTGTCTGTATAGGGTCTTTATAGGGGTCAGTCTGTCTCTATAGGGATCAGTCTGTCTCTATACCGTCTCTGTAGAGTCTCTATAGGGGTCTGTCTCTGTAGGAGTCAGTCTGTCTCTATAGGATCTCTATAGAGATCAGTCTGTTTCTATAGGGATCTGTCTGTCTCTATACAAGTCTGTGTGTCTCTATAGGGTCCCTATAACCGTCTGTGTGTTTTTATAGGGCTCCTATAGGGGTCTGTGTGTCTTTATAGGGGTCTGTCTGTCTCTATAGGGTCCCCCATGGGGGTTTGTCTGTCCCCACAGGGGTCTGTCTGTGTCTATAGGATCTCTATAGGGGTCTGTGTGTCTCTATAGGGGTCTCTGTGTCTCCATAGGATCCCCACAGGGGTCTGTCCGTCCCCATAGGGGTCCGTCCGTCTCTATAGGGTCCCCACAGGGGTCCGTCTGTCCCCACAGGTGTCCGTCTGTTTCTATAGGGTCCCCACAGGGATCCATGTGTGTCTATAGGGTCTCTATAGGGGTCCGTGTGTCTCTATAGGAGTCTCTGTGTCTCCATAGGATCCCCACAGGGGTCTGTCCGTCCCCATAGGGGTCCGTCTGTCTCCATAGGGTCCCCACAGGGGTTTGTCTGTCCCTACAGGTGTCCGTCTGTTTCTATAGGGTCCCCACAGGGATCCGTGTGTCTCTATAGGGTGCCTATAGGGATCCGTGTGTCTCTATGGGGATCTGTGTATCTCTGTAGGGTCTCTATAGGGCTTTGTCGGTCTCTATAGGGTCCCCACAGGGGTCTGTCCGTCCCCACGGGGGTCCGTCTGTCCCTATAGGGTCTCTATAGGGCTCTGTGTGTGTCTAtagggcccccccccccagcgctgggGGCGGCGCTGGACGAGGCCGCCCTGGACCTGCTGGGGCGCTGGAGGCGCTGGAGGAGCGGCGGCGCCACCTGGGGGAGCTGCTGCGCCAGGTGGGGGACACGCCCCCGCCACGCCCCCGCCACGCCCCCGCCACgcccccgccacgccccgggGGACACGCCCCCGAcacgcccccccaccccgggggcaCGCCCCCTCCACCCTGAGGACACGCCCCTGCCCTGAGGACACGCCCCCTGCCCAGGATACACCCCCCGCCCCAGGGATATGCCCCCTGGACACGCCCCTCACCCCAGGGGCACACCCCCTGGCCTGTGGGCACGCCCCCTCCACCCTGAGGACacgccccctgccccggggacagGCTCAGGGACACGCCCCCCACCCATGGGACACGCCCCCTCGTCCTGAGGACACGCCCCCCCACCCTGAGGACACACCCCCCACCCAGGGACACACCCCCAACCCCAGGGACACACCCACTGCCCCAGGGACAGGCTCAGGGACACgccccctgccctggggacacgCCCCCTGCCCTGAAGACATGTGCCTGGCTCTGAGGATATGCCCTGAGGACACGCCCCCTCCTTGAGGACACGCCCCCTTGAGGACACGCCCCCTTGAGGACACGCCCCCTGAGGACACGCCCCCTGCCCTGAAGACATGTCCCTGGCTCTGAGGACATGCTCTGAGGACACGCCCCCCGGGGACACGCCCCCTCCCTGAGGACTCGCCCCCCGGGACACGCCCCCTCCCTGAGGACACGCCCCCCTGAGGACacgccccctgccccggggacacgccccccaccccagggacacgCCCAGGCCTGCAGCACGCCCTGACCCATGTCCCCACGCCCCCGCCACCTGTGACCCCGCCCCTGACCCCGCCCCTccgtggccccgccccccccgtggCCCCGCCCCCTGACCCCGCCCcctctccccagggctggctgggcCTGGCGCAGGCCCGCTACTGCCTGGGCTGCCCCCGCGTCTCGGCCCTGCAGTACGGGGCCAGCGGGTCCCCCCGCGTCACCGTCACCTTCaggtgggggggggcacggggggacacaccaggggggtggggggacatgaggggggggacccggggacatgggggggtgacacggggacatggggggggaacatgggggggggggacatggggacagggacactggGGGGTCACCAGGGGGAtagggggacacggggggggcacatggggacatggggggggtgacatggggacagggacactgggggggacaccagggaggtggcagggatGTGGGGGGGGTGACAAGGGGACAGGGACACTGAGGGGGGGACATTGGGGGTGGGGACACACAGGGGGGacattgggggggtgggggatgacccCAATGTccccaggggggtgggggggacgtgggggtggacattgggggggggcacacacggGAGGGACATTGGGGGgacgtgggggtggggggtgacccCGATGTCCCCAAttgtgggggggggaagggagggggcacAGGGGTGTCCCCACGGGGAGGTGACAcccgtgtgtgtgtcccccccaggcaggaggagggggagccCCCCCGCTTCGAGGAGGTGCTGGCCACggggggggacccccaggagcccCCGCCGGGGGAAGGTGACGGtaaccggggcggggggggctccccaggggtgctgggggggaactgggggggctgggggggatttgggggtctggggggggtccctatgggtgctgggggggggatttgggggtctggggggggtcccaggggtgctggggggggcattgggggggaactcgggtgctgggggggtccccaatgggtgctgggggtgctgggggggatttgtggtgctgggggggggtcccagggttgctggggggggattgggggggtcccaggggtgctgggAGGGATTTGGGGTGCTGGGAGTGTCCGGTCGGGGCAGTGGGTGCTGAGGGGagggttggggtgctgggggtctccccagTTATTtcgggggggggtccctgacctttggccccccctccccccccccccaggtctgcggcagcgccggggccccgccccccaccccccccggcccccccccgaccccctgaGCTGGTTCGGGGTCCTGCTGCCCCCCAGCCTGCGGCAGGCCCAGGCCAGCTTCGTCCGCGGTGAGGGGGGGTCCCCAAAACAGGGGGGGTCCCCAAAACACGGGGGGAGGGTGTCAAAATCCTGGGGGGTGTTCCCCAAACCTTGTGTGGTCCCCAaaacccggggggggggtcctcaaGGACTTGGGGAGGGTCCCTAAAtcgggggggtggtggtggggaacttAGAGAGGGGGTCCGCAAGAActtgggggggtccccaaaacCCAGGGAGGTCCTCAAAACCCGGGAGGGGTCCTCaaggacttgggggggggggtccctaaaTCAAGGGGGGGTCCCCAAGACCTGGGGGGATCCCCAAAACCCGGGGGGGTCCTCAAGGAGTTGGGGGGGTCcctaaattggggggggggggggaagaacttGGAGGGCCCCAAAGGTCACGACCCTCTGTCACCCCCTCCCTTTTGTCACCTCCAAAGTGGggcccctccccctgcccggtGACCCCGCCCCCTGTCCTCTGGCCCTGCCCCCTGCCCGGTGACCCCGCCCCCTTCCCTCTGACCCCGCCCCCTGCCCTCTGGCCCCGCCCCCAGGCGTGTCGCTGGCGGTggagctggcggggctgcagGGCGCCGTGCTGGAGGCGACGGCTCGGTACCGGGAGCtgcgggggacgggcggggggaCCCCTGGTGACACCGCCACCCCCGGGGACACCGCGACCCCCGGGGACACCGTGACGTCTGGGGACATCGTGACCCCTGGTGACATTGTGACGTCTGGGGACACCGTGACCCCCGGGGACACCGCGACCTCGGGGGACATCGTGATCTCCAGGGACATCGTGACCCCTGGTGACATCGTGACCTCTGGTGACACCGCGACCCTGAGTGACACCAAGAGCCACAGGGACACCATGACCCCAGGAGACACTGCCACCTCACGTGACACCGTCACCTCAGGTGACACCTTGACCCTGGGTGACACGGTGACCCCGAGTGACATCATGACCCCAGGTGACACCGCGGCCCCAGGGGACATCATGACCTCGGGTGACATCGAGACCCTGAGTGACACCACGACCCTGGGGGACAGCGGGACCTCTGGTGACATCGTGACTCTCAGGGACACCGTGACCCCAGGTGACACTGCGACCTCGGGTGACCCGGTGAGCCCAGGTGACATCATGACCCTGTATGACACTGTCACCTCAGGTGACAGCCCGGCCCCCGTTGACACCGTGACCTCGGGTGACACCACGAGCCCAGGTGACACCGTGACCTCGGGTGACACCACAACCTCGGGTGACACCAAGAGCCAGGGGGACACCACGACCTTGGGTGACACCGCGGCCTCAGGTGACACCATAATCCTGGGTGACATCATGACCCCAGGTGACCCCGTGACCTCGGGTGACACCGTGACCCCGAGTGACCCCGTGACCCCATGTGACACCGcgaccctgggggacaccatgaCCTCGGGTGACACCACAAGCCCCAGTGACACCATGACCTCAGGTGACCCCGTGACCTCATGTGACCCCATGACCCCAGGTGACGTCATGCCGCCCGGTGACACGGCGACCCCGCGTGACCCCGCGTGACGCCGCCTGCAGAAGCCCCGCCCACCGCTGCCTGCGCTGGCCCCTCCCCCAATAAAGGCGCTGCCGTCGCCGCCGCGTCTCCCTCTGTCGCCGGCCGCCATCTTGGGGTCACCGGGAGGTCGcctggctgcccctcccccccagcacTGTGACCTCTGACCCCAGCTGCTGCCCTTTGACCCCCGGGGGGAGGAGCTTGAATAAAGGGGCGGTGCCCGCCGCTGATGACACCACAGCACCCCTGACCTGAGGGGCGGGACCCGGGGGCGGGGTTACCCTGAAGCTCCGCCTACTCGTGCTGCCTGGCCTCCAGTGAGGCCTGACATGCTTAAGCCCCGCCCACAGCCTGAAGGCCACGCCCCCAACCCACCTGTCATGTCTGGCCCCGCCCACATCCCATCTGTCATGTCTGGCCCCGCCCACAGCCTGCAGACCCCACCCCCAGCCCATCTGTGATGTCTGGCTCCGCCCACAGCCTTCAGgccccacccccagcccatcTGTCATGTCTGGCCCCACCCACAGCCGCTTGGCCCCGCCCCCGCTCCTCCCCACAGAGTCCCAcatgccccccctgccccctgacTCCGCCCCCCCAGCAGCGCATGGGACTCCGCCCACCTTCTGCCAACATCTAGATTTATTGGGCGGAGCCCCTCGCGCCCCTCCCCCCCAAGCCCCGCCCTCCCTTCCTCGGGGGCGGGGCCACGACACAACAACAACGAGAGGAACCGTGttgggggcgggggaggggagacaaCACAGGGCGGGGCTCGCCGGGGGGGcgtgcccgggcggggggggtgtggccAGGCAGGGAGGGGCGTGCCCGGGTggggccccgccccccgggggCGGGGCTAGCGGATGGTGTAGCGGACGTAGGGGACCTCGATGTCGGCGTCGGTGTCGTCGTTGCAGCAGAGCTCGAAGATGAGGGCCTTGACGTGGCGGCCCAGCTTCTTCTTGGGGACGCGCGCCACGATCTCCGTCATcctggggacaccaggggacATCAGCCCGGGGGCACCGCCCGTGGGGGCCTCGCCCACCCCGCTGTCACCCGGCGGGCGCGGTGACCACCCATGGTGACCCCAACTACGGTGACCATCACcctatggggatggggacgtggcTATGGGGAGGCATCAGCCCATGGTGACCATCCATGGTGGCCTCAGCCATGGTGACCTTCACCCTGTGGGGATGAGGACATGAGGTGGCATCATGGTGACCATCCGTGGTGGCTTCAACCATGGACGTTGTCACcctatggggatggggacattggGTGGCATCATGGTGACCACCTATGGTGGTTTCAACCATGGTGACTGTCACCCTATGGGGCCATGGACACGAGGTGGCATCATGGTAGCCATCCATGGTGGCTTCAACCATGGACATTTTCACCCTATGGGGATGGGGATGTCGAGTGGCATCATGGTGACCATCCATTGTGGCTTCAACCGTGGTGACCATCACTCTATGGTGATGAGGACGTTGGGTGGCATCATGGTGGCCATCCATGGTGGTCTCAACCATGGAGATTGTCACCCTGCGGGGATGGGGACACGAAGTGGCATTATGGTGGCCACTCATGGTGGCCTCAGCCATAGCCCTGTCATCCTACTGGGATGGGGACGTGGCCATGGGGTGACATCAGCCCATGGTGACCACCCATGGTGGCCTCAGCCATGGTGACCATCACTctatggggatggggacgtggggatgagGAAGTGGGGTGGCATCATGGTGGCCACGTGTGGTGGTTTCAACCATGGAGATTGTCACCCTATAGTGATGGGGCCACAACCATGGGGTGACATCAGCCCATGGTGACCATCCATGGTGGTCTCAACCATGGGGATTGTCACCCTACGGGGACGTGCCTATAGGGTGGCATCATGGTGACCATCCATGGTGGCTTCAACCATGGAGCTTGTCACCCTATGGGGCCAGGGATGTGGCCATGGGGTGACATCAACCCATGGTGACCATCCATGGTGGCCTCAACCACAGGGACTGTCACCCCATGGCCATGTCCCTATCCCCATAGGGTGACATCAGCCCATGGTGACCATCCACGGTGGCTTCAACCATGGGGACGGTCACTCTATGGGGATGTGGCTATGGGGTGGCATCATGGTGACCACCCATGGTGGCCTCAACCCCAGAGACTGTCACCCTCGGGTGATGGGGACGCTGGGTGGCATCATGGTGACCACCCATGGTGGCCTCAACCATGGTGACCATCACcctacagggatggggacatggccaacacccacccccccaccccccaggaccccacccaTGGgatgtgccccccaccccccacccatgggcacgcccctccccccccccgggtccctaCGGTTGGTCGTGGCGCTCCCGCAGCTTGGCGGCCGGCATGAAGAAGGAGTAGAGCATGGAGACGCCCTGCGACAGCATCGTGATCTCCAGCCGGTGCTCcttctgggggggggaggggacagggcGGGGATGTTGGGTGGGGCGCAGGACACCCAAGGGTGCCCCACCGCCACCCACGGTGCCCCATGGTTTTGGGGGCACCGGCCACTGTGGTGGCCACATCTTCCCCAGCTTCCCTCTGGGGTGTCCCCTCTGAGTTGGAGTCCTTTTGGGGGCACACGGGGACATTGGGTGGGACACTGAGACCTCGTGTGGGGCACAGAGCACCCAGGGGTGCCCCACCACGACCCACAGCGCCCCACGGCTTCGGGGACACCAGCCACCGTGGTGGCCACATCTCCCCCGCTTCACTCTGGGGTGTCTTCTCTGAGTTGGGGTCCTcttggggggacacggggacgttgGGTGGGACACTGAGACCTCGTGTGGGGCACAGAGCACCCAGGGGTGCCCCACCACGACCCACAGCGCCCCACGGCTTCGGGGACACCAGCCACCATGGTGGCCACATCTCCCCCAGCTTCCCTCTGGCGTGTCCCCTCTGAGTTGGGGTCCTTTTGGGGGCACACGGGGATGTCGTGTGGGGCCcacgtgccccccagccccgtcccattCCGCCCCCTGGACCCCGCCCCCcttccagtcccccccagtccctcccagtgctcccagtaccttGAAGTAGGCGAGGAACTGGCGCAAGGTCATCTCCTGCCCGCCGGGCTGCAGGCCCTGCACCTCGAACCGGTCCCACAGTGTCCACTCCACCTCGTAGTACTGGGGAAAAGGGGCAGACCCACGGCGGGGCGGGGTCAGACCCACGGCGGGGGGCTTGGACCCACGGCGAGGTGGTGGGACCCACGGCGAGGTGGTGGGACCCACGGAGACGCAGCCACGGTTGGGCGCAAGGACTTGGGTGGGGCACGATTGGGGGTCAGAAGGACCATGGGGTGACTTGGGGCATCTATAGGGTGCCCCATCGTGCTATGGGGCTGGGCTCTATGGGGCAGTGAGCCTTgggcagccccccaacccccccaagaccccatcccacctccaaaACCCAACGCCAACCCCACGCCAACCCAACGCCAACCCAACCACAACCCCTTTGAGGCCATAGGTTCCTACGGCCCTATAGGTCCCCAGAGCCCCACAGGTCCCCAGACCCCTATAGgtgccccacagccccacaggtcccCAGAGCCCCACAGGTCCCCAGACCCCTATAGGTCCCCAGACCCCCATATGTCCCCAGAGCCCCACAGGTCCCCAGAACCCTATAGGTCCCTGCACCTCTATATGTCCCCAGAGCCCCATATGCTCCCGGACCCCCATAGGTCCCTACAGCCCTATAGGTCCCCAGACCCCTATATGTTTCTATAGCCCTATAGGTGCCCCACAGCTCTATAGGTCCCTATAGGCCCCATATGTACCTGGACCCCCATATGTCCTCAGCGCCCTATAGGTCCCTGCACCTCTATATGTCCCCTGACCTCTATATGTTCCTACAGCCCTATAGGGCCCCAGAGCCCCATATGTTCCCGAACCCCCATATGTCCCCAGACCCCCATAGGTCCCCAGACCCCCATAGGTCCCCAGAGCCCTATATGTCCCCAGGACCCTATAGATCCCTACAGCTCTATATGTCCCTATAGGCCCTATATGTGCCCCACAGCCCTATAAGTGCCCCACAGCCCCATAGGTCCCCAGAGCCCCATATGTCCCTGCACCTCTATGTGTCCCCAGAGCCCTATAAGTCCCTACAGCCCTAGAGGTCCCTATAGACCCCATATGTCCCCAGACCCCATAGGTCCGCAGACCCCCATATGTCCCTGCAATTCTATATGTCCCCAGAGCCCTATAGGTCCCTACAGCCCTATAGGTCCCCATAGGACCCATACGTGCCCTATAGGTGCTATAGGTACCCTACAGACTCCATATGTGCCCTATAGACCCTACATGTGCCCTATAGACCCTATATGTACTCTACAATGCCCTATAGAACCTAcaggacccccccagcacccacaggacCCCCATAGCACCCCTAGGACCCCCCTTAAGACCCCCCATAGCACTCACAGgacccctcccagcacccacaggACCCCCATAGCACCCCTAGAACCCCCCTAGGACCCCCTACAGCACCCATATGACCccctcagcacccatgggtgccccccagcacccataaCCCCCCTTAAGACCCCCAATAATGTCCCATAGCACCCCtaggaccccccccagcacccgcagGACCCCCATAGCACCCATAGGACCGCACCAGGACCCCCTATAGCACCCAtaggacccccccagcacccatgggtccCCCCCAGCGCCCACCTTGTGGCGGTCGGCCGGGGGGATGTCGTAGTTCTCGGCCCGCAGGTTGGAGGTGACGACGATGAAGTCCATGTGGAAGTTGGTGTCATCGTCCTGGGTGGGTGAGGGacgggggcacccatgggtggggggcacccatgggtgggggagggggggtgggggcggcacCCACCTTCTCGAAGTCGATGGGGAACATGCGGAAGCCCGGCAGCTTCTCGGAGCTGGGCAGCGAGGCCTTCAGCTCCTCCAGGCGCCCGTCGTCTGTGGGGGGAGGGGcgcccatgggtgccccccacccatacccccaccccaccagcacccatgggtgcccctggCCCATAGCTCCATccaccagcacccatgggtgctcctaCCCTGCATCTGATATGGTTCTCCAGACCACCAAAGGACATCCAACCCCCACAGGTGCCCCCCAacccccatgggtgccccccaacCCCCATGGTTGCCCCAACTCCCACCTCAACCACCACCCCTaggtgccccccagcacccatgggtgccccccacccatagctccatcccaccaccacccatgggtgccccccacccatacctccatcccaccaccacccatgggtgctcctaCCCCACACTTACCACGTTCCTCCAGACCATGTAAGTGTCTTCAACCCCCACAGGTGCCCCCCAACCCCCATggtgccccccaaacccccctggtTGCCCCAACTCCCACCTCAACCCCCATCCCTAGGagctccccagcacccatgggtgccccccacccatacctccatcccaccaccacccatAGGTGCTCCTACCCCACATCTGATATGGTTCTCCAGACCATCTAGGTGCCTCCAACCCCCACGggtgccccccagacccccctggTTGTTCCATCTCCCAACCCAATCCCACCCGTAGGTGcctcccagcacccatgggtgccccccacccctaCCGAGGGTGACGGCGGCGCTCTGCAGCTCCTGGTCGGAGACGTGGATGCGGACTCCGGCCTTGGGGGCGAAGGGGGGGACGCGGACGTGGAGCAGGAGCTTGGCCACCGGCCCCCGCTCCCGCGAGCCCTCGATGCCGTAGCTCTGGGCGAAGAGGTTGGAGGCCGCCATCACGTAGTCCAGGTGGAGGGGCTGCGGGtcgggggcacccatgggtgttggggggggggcacccatgggtggagggggtggggtgagggggaaggtgggggagggACTGCACCCGGAGGAGATGGAGGGCTCCCATTGGGgatggaagggtgatggaggggGATGGACGGCACCCAAGGGTGGGGAGAtggcacccaagggtgctgagatGCCTCCCTAGGGTCATGGGATGGCACCCAAAGGCCAAGTGACAGCAGCCAAGGGTAATGAGATAGCACCCAAAGATCATCAATGGCACCCAAGGGTCATGGGATGGCACCCAAAGATGAAGGGTGGCACCCAAGGGTCATGGATG
The nucleotide sequence above comes from Opisthocomus hoazin isolate bOpiHoa1 chromosome 38, bOpiHoa1.hap1, whole genome shotgun sequence. Encoded proteins:
- the VMA22 gene encoding vacuolar ATPase assembly protein VMA22; this translates as MAMRKRAPPTPSPKMAAEAASAGGGDWRRRRRGVRPAGGPGAGGDGGAPPPSAGGGAGRGRPGPAGALEALEERRRHLGELLRQGWLGLAQARYCLGCPRVSALQYGASGSPRVTVTFRQEEGEPPRFEEVLATGGDPQEPPPGEGDGLRQRRGPAPHPPRPPPDPLSWFGVLLPPSLRQAQASFVRGVSLAVELAGLQGAVLEATARYRELRGTGGGTPGDTATPGDTATPGDTVTSGDIVTPGDIVTSGDTVTPGDTATSGDIVISRDIVTPGDIVTSGDTATLSDTKSHRDTMTPGDTATSRDTVTSGDTLTLGDTVTPSDIMTPGDTAAPGDIMTSGDIETLSDTTTLGDSGTSGDIVTLRDTVTPGDTATSGDPVSPGDIMTLYDTVTSGDSPAPVDTVTSGDTTSPGDTVTSGDTTTSGDTKSQGDTTTLGDTAASGDVMPPGDTATPRDPA
- the LOC142365364 gene encoding ubiquitin-like modifier-activating enzyme 1, translating into MGAPDPQPLHLDYVMAASNLFAQSYGIEGSRERGPVAKLLLHVRVPPFAPKAGVRIHVSDQELQSAAVTLDDGRLEELKASLPSSEKLPGFRMFPIDFEKDDDTNFHMDFIVVTSNLRAENYDIPPADRHKYYEVEWTLWDRFEVQGLQPGGQEMTLRQFLAYFKKEHRLEITMLSQGVSMLYSFFMPAAKLRERHDQPMTEIVARVPKKKLGRHVKALIFELCCNDDTDADIEVPYVRYTIR